The region GGACTTGCCCTCCAGGAGGCCAGGGACGCAGGACACCAGACCCAGGCAGATGGCCCCTGCACTGAGCCCAGTGGCTTGAGCCCCATGACCCCTGGGCCCAGTGATGCGGGTCCTCAGCCCTCCGTCTCCACCAGCGCCTCCTCAGAGTCAGGGACGGTGCCCTCTGCCTCAGAGAGGGCTGGCCAGGACCACCTGTCAGAGCCTAGGACCGGTGTGCCCAAGGGTGGAAGCACAGAGGAGGGTTGGGCTCCAGGCAATCACGGTCAGAAAGGGCCCCTGCCAGGCAGTGACACTGGAGAGACAGAACCAGCCCGGGAAGCCCCCCAGCAGGGAGGTACCCGAGGGCTAACAGGGGCTGATCTACTTGAGGGGCAGCGGGAGGAAGGAGGTAGCCTCCTGGGCCCTCCTCGCCCCCTGCAGACCCTCGGCAGGGAAGCAGAGTGGAGCTGGAGCGGCCCTCAGTGCCCTCTGCTTGGGACCATTGTTATCGCAGATGTGAACACAGACCCTGCTGAGCCAGAACACAGGCCTCTGAGGGGGGCTGGGCCAGACGGGGAGGTTGGCGCCAGGGTGCCCACCTCCCCCAGCGGGAAGTCGCCCAACGCAGGTCACAGCAGGGCCCTGCTCAGCTGCATGCTTCTCACTGGGGCGACCGGTGGAGGCAGAGGAGAGGCACAGCGGGAAGATGAGCCCCCTGGTGACATCCTGGGGTGCTTTGCAGCCTTCCTGCCTCTGCTTCATGAGACCCAAGAACCCACACTAGGAGCTGGGGACCCCAACCCTTCAGCCTTAGAAACGGGCCCAGATGGTGGTCAGAGCCAGGTGCCAAGCCCGGATCAGGAGGGCTTGGGAGGTGTGTGCTCGCAGCCTTGGCTGTCACAACCTACAGGGGAAAAGGCAGCTGAGCAAGGGAGCCTGAGCCACAAGCAGGACCTCAAAGGGCTCAGTTTGTCCCCCAGAGCGTGTGCTACACCAATGGATGAAGAAGCAGTGGGCGGCCCTCCCCAGGATGCTGGGGCAGGCCAGGGCAGCCCAGAT is a window of Muntiacus reevesi chromosome 1, mMunRee1.1, whole genome shotgun sequence DNA encoding:
- the BRME1 gene encoding break repair meiotic recombinase recruitment factor 1, with the protein product MSKRKKLRTSGREGLHLPKLPKNPRIEDSDRATSQSSMLDCLHHPEESEGGSGLTPSAEQSGKEPGQAASSSPDNEAGASSRLLGQPEKEPVPLPPSQNSVGRFVPQFAKPRKTVTRQAERRAEGLGTGVFSLETLPELSAQQTRSQPQDESPGLALQEARDAGHQTQADGPCTEPSGLSPMTPGPSDAGPQPSVSTSASSESGTVPSASERAGQDHLSEPRTGVPKGGSTEEGWAPGNHGQKGPLPGSDTGETEPAREAPQQGGTRGLTGADLLEGQREEGGSLLGPPRPLQTLGREAEWSWSGPQCPLLGTIVIADVNTDPAEPEHRPLRGAGPDGEVGARVPTSPSGKSPNAGHSRALLSCMLLTGATGGGRGEAQREDEPPGDILGCFAAFLPLLHETQEPTLGAGDPNPSALETGPDGGQSQVPSPDQEGLGGVCSQPWLSQPTGEKAAEQGSLSHKQDLKGLSLSPRACATPMDEEAVGGPPQDAGAGQGSPDTPTGPIGQPRRPADSSKQAVWEGSPAMELNFLPDSQIQDALEAPGFEAPPEQLFPAGGELDPCWPGTDPCADRGPLAEAQPRTRVGIKSCEVASMEDATDTVRGLVMELSNLNRLIMSAHRDLETFKRVSYYRKAKPVGKAPTPYTSKGAGTLP